A section of the Polynucleobacter sp. AP-Sving-400A-A2 genome encodes:
- a CDS encoding D-alanine--D-alanine ligase, with translation MSKLNQPLLSWGERVKQELANLDIQSLGRVGVLLGGRSGEREISLMSGNGVLEALLSKGVDAYPFDPGLRCPTELAQEKFDRVFISLHGRYGEDGTIQGLLDLLGVPYTGSGVLASALAIDKIATKLVWLSSGLSTPEFEELKADSDWNAVVKHLGLPLIVKPAHEGSSLGLTKVKSVGELPAAYKLAAGMDKKVIAETCIVGDELTCPLVGFGANAEALPVIKIIPPEANYDFHNKYFSNETKYLCPTGLTPEVNEAVQELALASYRALGCKTWGRADVMLDQKTGKPYLLEMNTSPGMTSHSLVPMAAKAAGIEYAELVLWVISQTLKSKGAAQV, from the coding sequence GTGAGCGAGTGAAGCAAGAGCTCGCAAATTTAGATATTCAATCTCTTGGACGGGTAGGAGTATTGCTTGGCGGTCGATCTGGCGAGCGAGAGATTTCTTTGATGTCGGGTAATGGCGTATTGGAAGCCCTGCTCTCGAAAGGAGTTGATGCATACCCATTTGATCCAGGATTACGTTGCCCAACTGAGCTAGCTCAAGAGAAATTTGATCGTGTGTTTATCTCTTTGCATGGTCGTTATGGTGAGGACGGGACGATTCAAGGACTTCTAGATCTCCTAGGTGTTCCTTATACCGGTAGCGGTGTACTAGCATCTGCACTAGCGATCGACAAAATTGCGACCAAGCTTGTTTGGCTTAGTAGCGGTCTTTCAACTCCTGAATTTGAAGAGCTCAAAGCCGACAGCGACTGGAATGCTGTAGTGAAGCATTTGGGCTTGCCATTAATTGTGAAGCCCGCACATGAAGGCTCATCACTTGGTTTAACTAAAGTGAAATCCGTTGGAGAATTACCTGCTGCCTATAAGTTGGCAGCCGGAATGGATAAGAAGGTGATTGCTGAAACTTGTATTGTTGGCGATGAGTTGACTTGTCCCTTGGTTGGATTTGGAGCAAATGCGGAAGCTTTGCCTGTGATCAAAATTATTCCACCTGAAGCTAACTACGATTTTCATAATAAGTATTTCTCTAACGAGACCAAATACCTATGCCCAACTGGGCTTACGCCAGAAGTAAATGAAGCAGTTCAAGAATTAGCCTTAGCCTCTTATCGTGCGCTTGGATGCAAAACTTGGGGTCGAGCTGATGTGATGCTCGATCAAAAAACTGGCAAACCTTATCTCTTGGAGATGAACACTTCTCCAGGTATGACCTCGCATTCTTTGGTCCCTATGGCGGCAAAGGCAGCTGGTATTGAGTATGCCGAACTTGTTCTTTGGGTTATTAGTCAAACCTTAAAAAGCAAAGGGGCTGCACAAGTATGA
- a CDS encoding cell division protein FtsQ/DivIB, which yields MSRIGAFINGFGEVFTSLASPLWNHAERMQKLSRFLMRCFAVMVFVGILVWLSQRPVFALRQIVIEPVAGQTLKHINKPVVKQQVLETVQGNFFSVRLEDVKRGFESMPWVRHANVRRVWPNGLIVSIEEQKPFGTWGGADSHTLMNTHGELFAGRVSDVGDGIYLVDFSGPDDASKEVMRLYERANAWFKPWSAEVKSLTLSERYAWHVKLSNGMKVEFGRDEENSDKTLTEDRVARLFKYWPQVQEKWANRVDAIDLRYANGFAVHLASASLKKNEADGKKSEQKQ from the coding sequence ATGAGTCGGATCGGCGCCTTTATAAACGGTTTCGGTGAAGTGTTTACTTCACTGGCATCTCCACTTTGGAATCATGCAGAGCGGATGCAAAAGTTGAGCCGTTTCTTGATGCGCTGTTTTGCAGTCATGGTTTTCGTTGGAATTTTGGTGTGGTTGAGTCAGCGTCCGGTATTTGCATTACGCCAAATAGTGATAGAGCCAGTGGCTGGCCAAACGCTAAAGCATATAAATAAGCCTGTAGTTAAGCAGCAGGTTTTAGAGACTGTTCAGGGAAATTTCTTTAGCGTGAGATTAGAAGACGTGAAGCGTGGCTTTGAGTCGATGCCTTGGGTCCGTCATGCCAACGTTCGCAGAGTTTGGCCTAACGGATTGATTGTGAGTATCGAAGAGCAAAAACCTTTTGGTACTTGGGGTGGTGCTGATAGTCATACCTTAATGAATACCCATGGTGAGCTCTTTGCTGGGCGCGTCTCTGATGTTGGAGATGGTATTTATTTGGTTGATTTCTCGGGGCCAGACGATGCCAGCAAAGAAGTGATGCGTTTGTACGAGAGGGCGAATGCTTGGTTTAAGCCTTGGAGTGCAGAAGTGAAAAGCTTAACCCTTTCTGAGCGCTATGCCTGGCACGTGAAGTTATCCAATGGCATGAAGGTGGAATTTGGTCGGGATGAAGAGAATTCAGACAAAACATTAACTGAAGATCGTGTGGCACGCCTCTTTAAGTATTGGCCGCAGGTTCAAGAGAAGTGGGCTAACCGAGTGGACGCAATCGATCTGCGCTATGCAAATGGTTTTGCAGTGCATCTTGCTTCGGCAAGTTTGAAAAAAAATGAAGCAGATGGCAAAAAAAGCGAGCAGAAGCAATGA
- the ftsA gene encoding cell division protein FtsA: MSKDSRDLLVGLDIGTSKVVALVAELAPDGQFNVVGVGQTASKGLKKGVVVNIEATVQSIQKALEEAEVMADRQIVQVFTGIAGNHIVSFNSSGMVAIRDKEVSAGDVERVLETAKAINIPTDQQILHILVQEFIIDGQEDVREPIGMSGLRLEVKVHIVTGAVSAAQNIVKCVRRCGLEVNDLILQPLASSLAVLTEDEKELGVVLVDIGGGTTDIAIYCQGSIRHTAVIPIAGDQITNDIAMALRTPTIDAEDLKIQYGIARQDMADPSTMIDVPGVGDREPRPMSKQALAAVIEPRVEELFTLVRGVVRDSGYEDMVSSGIVLTGGTSLMPGMVELAEQVFLRPARIGTPEYRGHLHEVLRSPRFATSIGLLMEGQAQLLRGRRASQSGALQSVIARMKEWFAGNF; this comes from the coding sequence ATGAGTAAAGACAGCCGCGATTTATTGGTCGGATTAGATATTGGAACCTCCAAGGTGGTTGCTTTGGTTGCTGAGTTAGCGCCAGATGGTCAATTTAATGTGGTTGGCGTTGGCCAAACTGCATCTAAGGGCTTAAAGAAGGGTGTGGTTGTCAATATTGAAGCTACTGTTCAGTCTATTCAGAAAGCGCTTGAGGAGGCTGAGGTTATGGCCGACCGCCAGATCGTGCAGGTTTTTACTGGTATTGCTGGAAATCACATTGTGAGTTTTAACTCTAGCGGTATGGTGGCAATACGCGATAAAGAGGTTAGCGCTGGCGATGTTGAGCGTGTTTTAGAAACTGCTAAGGCAATCAACATTCCAACGGATCAACAAATCCTTCATATTCTTGTTCAAGAATTCATTATTGATGGACAGGAAGATGTACGTGAGCCAATTGGCATGAGTGGTTTACGCTTGGAAGTGAAAGTCCACATCGTTACTGGCGCTGTTAGTGCTGCACAAAATATCGTGAAGTGTGTACGCCGTTGTGGTTTAGAGGTAAATGATCTTATTTTGCAGCCCCTGGCTTCGAGCTTAGCTGTATTGACTGAAGATGAAAAAGAGTTGGGTGTTGTTTTGGTCGATATTGGCGGCGGTACAACCGATATTGCGATCTATTGCCAGGGCTCTATTCGACATACTGCAGTGATCCCGATTGCAGGCGATCAAATTACCAATGACATTGCTATGGCACTGCGTACGCCGACTATTGATGCAGAAGATCTCAAGATTCAATATGGTATTGCTCGCCAAGATATGGCCGATCCAAGCACCATGATTGATGTCCCAGGTGTTGGTGATCGTGAGCCACGCCCGATGTCAAAGCAAGCTTTAGCTGCCGTAATCGAGCCACGAGTAGAAGAGTTATTTACCTTAGTTAGAGGCGTTGTACGTGATTCTGGTTACGAAGATATGGTCTCTTCAGGAATCGTGCTGACTGGTGGAACTTCTTTAATGCCAGGAATGGTTGAGCTTGCTGAGCAAGTGTTCTTACGCCCAGCTCGTATCGGAACTCCTGAGTACCGTGGCCACCTGCATGAAGTTTTACGTAGTCCCCGTTTTGCTACCAGCATCGGTTTGTTAATGGAAGGCCAGGCGCAGTTATTACGTGGCCGTCGAGCATCACAATCAGGCGCGCTGCAAAGTGTGATTGCGCGCATGAAGGAATGGTTCGCAGGAAATTTTTAA
- the ftsZ gene encoding cell division protein FtsZ produces MEFEMLDQETAGKTIIKVVGVGGAGGNAVQHMIRRGVNGVEFICMNTDAGALQRSEASVNLQLGSSGLGAGAKPEIGAASAEEARARIADTLQGAHMVFITAGMGGGTGTGAAPIVAQVAKEMGILTVGVISKPFDFEGVKRLKVAENGAIELEAYVDSLIVVLNEKLFEVMGEDAEFDKAFACADDVLHNAVSGIAEIINVQGLINVDFEDVKTVMGEQGKAMMGTATVSGMDRARLAAEAAVASPLLEGVDLSGARGVLVNITASRSLKLSETREVMAAIRGYAADDATVIFGTVYDESLGDALRVTVVATGLNNPQARQHHQPEVVWRQATGTHDAMPTMADLNSFAPASASAAMSKVNLDSALSTSAGLAMTGTGSAPAIAAQPAASGVDYSQYDLPRVFRSSREATPAPTLGADSSPQAKTMLDKGADYYEIPAFLRKQAD; encoded by the coding sequence ATGGAATTTGAAATGTTAGATCAAGAAACAGCCGGTAAAACCATTATTAAAGTGGTTGGAGTTGGTGGTGCAGGTGGTAATGCAGTTCAGCACATGATTCGTCGCGGTGTTAACGGCGTAGAGTTTATTTGCATGAACACCGATGCTGGCGCTTTACAGCGTTCTGAGGCATCTGTGAATTTGCAACTAGGCTCTAGCGGACTCGGTGCTGGTGCAAAACCTGAAATCGGTGCAGCTTCGGCTGAAGAAGCGCGAGCACGCATTGCAGATACATTGCAAGGTGCACACATGGTATTTATCACCGCTGGTATGGGTGGAGGCACAGGTACTGGTGCAGCGCCAATCGTTGCTCAAGTTGCTAAAGAGATGGGTATTTTGACTGTTGGTGTGATTAGCAAGCCATTTGATTTTGAGGGCGTTAAGCGTCTCAAGGTTGCGGAGAATGGCGCTATTGAACTCGAAGCATATGTTGATTCATTAATCGTAGTTCTCAATGAAAAACTCTTTGAAGTTATGGGTGAAGATGCAGAATTCGATAAGGCATTCGCCTGTGCTGATGATGTATTACATAACGCTGTTTCAGGTATCGCAGAAATCATTAACGTACAAGGTTTGATTAACGTCGACTTTGAAGATGTGAAAACGGTGATGGGCGAACAAGGTAAAGCAATGATGGGAACTGCGACAGTTTCTGGCATGGACCGCGCACGCTTAGCTGCTGAAGCTGCAGTTGCATCACCATTGCTCGAAGGTGTTGATTTGTCTGGTGCGCGTGGCGTATTGGTCAACATTACCGCTAGCCGTTCATTGAAGTTGTCTGAGACTCGTGAAGTCATGGCAGCAATTCGTGGTTATGCTGCAGACGATGCTACTGTGATTTTCGGCACTGTTTATGATGAAAGCTTAGGTGATGCATTGAGGGTCACTGTTGTTGCTACTGGCTTGAATAATCCACAAGCACGTCAACATCATCAACCAGAAGTAGTTTGGAGACAAGCTACTGGTACGCATGATGCGATGCCAACAATGGCTGACTTAAACAGCTTTGCTCCAGCAAGTGCTTCAGCAGCAATGAGCAAAGTTAATCTTGACTCAGCTTTGAGCACGAGTGCAGGCTTGGCAATGACAGGTACGGGAAGTGCTCCTGCGATTGCTGCTCAACCAGCAGCTAGTGGTGTTGATTACAGTCAATATGATTTGCCACGTGTATTCCGTAGCTCACGGGAAGCTACACCAGCCCCTACATTAGGTGCTGATAGCTCGCCACAGGCTAAAACCATGCTTGATAAAGGGGCTGATTACTACGAAATCCCAGCTTTTTTACGTAAGCAAGCAGACTAA
- a CDS encoding peroxiredoxin, with protein sequence MIAVGQKLPNATLYEFLDEASEGCAIGPNAFEVEKLTAGKKIVIFALPGAFTPTCSAKHVPSYVEHFDAIKAKGVDEIWCVSVNDPFVMGAWGRDQKVGKKIRMLGDGSAEFTKKLGLELDLIARGLGVRSDRYAMIVEDGVVTTLDREAPGKFEVSDAASILKKL encoded by the coding sequence ATGATTGCAGTCGGACAAAAGTTACCAAATGCTACTCTTTATGAGTTTTTAGACGAAGCTAGCGAGGGTTGCGCTATTGGACCAAACGCATTTGAAGTTGAAAAACTCACTGCCGGAAAAAAGATTGTGATCTTTGCTTTGCCTGGCGCATTTACTCCGACTTGTTCAGCAAAACACGTTCCTAGCTATGTTGAGCACTTTGATGCAATCAAAGCAAAAGGTGTTGATGAAATTTGGTGTGTTTCAGTAAATGATCCATTTGTAATGGGTGCTTGGGGACGAGATCAAAAAGTTGGTAAAAAGATTCGCATGTTAGGCGATGGCAGTGCTGAATTTACTAAGAAACTTGGTCTAGAGCTAGATTTGATTGCTCGCGGTTTGGGTGTTCGTTCAGATCGCTATGCTATGATTGTTGAAGATGGTGTTGTGACAACCTTGGATCGTGAAGCGCCTGGCAAATTTGAAGTGAGCGATGCTGCTTCAATCTTGAAAAAGCTTTAA
- the lpxC gene encoding UDP-3-O-acyl-N-acetylglucosamine deacetylase, producing the protein MMKQRTIATPIKTVGIGLHSGCKVTLSIKPAPANSGIAFVRVDTPEQSVIPATALAVCDTRLASVIQKDGVRVSTVEHLLSACAGLGLDNLLIELDGEEVPIMDGSAASFLFLMESAGIAEQEASRQFVVIKKSVEVRDGDKLARLEPFFGFKLDFTIDFKHPAVDKTGQRFVVDFAEHAYRSEIGRARTFGFAHEVEALREMGLARGGSLDNAIVLDEHRILNNEELRYEDEFVRHKILDAIGDLYLVGHPIVGSYVAEKSGHALNNALLRKLLEDPSAYEISSFSENKAPAAYSKESQPLFF; encoded by the coding sequence ATGATGAAGCAACGCACAATCGCTACTCCGATTAAAACCGTGGGGATTGGTTTGCACTCTGGGTGCAAGGTGACTTTGTCTATTAAGCCTGCGCCGGCAAATTCAGGAATTGCATTTGTACGTGTAGATACCCCAGAGCAATCGGTTATACCGGCCACTGCTCTGGCAGTTTGCGATACCCGCCTAGCCTCAGTGATACAAAAAGATGGCGTGCGTGTTTCCACAGTGGAACATTTACTGTCAGCCTGTGCAGGCCTAGGACTTGATAATTTATTAATTGAGCTTGATGGCGAAGAAGTGCCCATCATGGATGGCAGCGCAGCCTCATTTTTGTTTCTAATGGAATCAGCCGGTATAGCTGAGCAAGAAGCTTCTAGACAGTTTGTGGTGATTAAAAAATCTGTAGAAGTGAGGGATGGTGACAAGCTTGCTCGCCTAGAGCCCTTCTTTGGATTTAAGTTGGATTTCACAATTGACTTTAAACATCCTGCAGTAGATAAAACTGGTCAGCGCTTTGTGGTAGATTTTGCTGAGCATGCTTATCGTAGTGAGATTGGCCGTGCCAGAACCTTTGGTTTTGCTCACGAGGTTGAGGCCTTGCGAGAGATGGGATTGGCGCGTGGTGGAAGTTTAGATAATGCGATCGTACTCGATGAGCATCGCATTCTGAATAACGAAGAGTTACGTTACGAAGATGAGTTTGTTCGCCATAAAATTTTGGACGCTATTGGCGACCTGTATTTAGTCGGGCATCCGATTGTGGGTTCCTATGTTGCTGAAAAATCAGGACACGCCTTAAATAACGCACTCTTGCGTAAGCTTTTGGAAGATCCTAGTGCTTATGAAATTAGCAGTTTTTCAGAAAATAAGGCCCCCGCAGCCTATTCAAAAGAGAGTCAACCCCTCTTTTTCTAG
- the secA gene encoding preprotein translocase subunit SecA, translating into MVIGLLKTLVGSRNDRLLKQYRKVVAKVSAFEPSMQALDDAALQAKTTEFKSRLAAGESLDDIAPEAFAVVREASTRVMKMRHFDAQMMGGLALHQGKIAEMGTGEGKTLTATLPVYLNALTGKGVHVITVNDYLAQRDAEWMSTLYNFLGMKVGVNLSQMDHTTKQEAYAADITYGTNNEFGFDYLRDNMVQDLGQRVQRGLAYAIVDEVDSILIDEARTPLIISGQAEDHTDLYIKINALPAYLERQIGEEKADGTGVEKPGDYWVDEKSNQVYLTERGHDKAETVLVEIGALNDGGSLYSPQNITLMHHVYAALRAHTLYNRDQQYVVQNNEVIIVDEFTGRLMQGRRWSDGLHQAVEAKEGVQIQNENQTLATITFQNYFRMYGKLAGMTGTADTEAYEFKEIYSLETVVIPPNRISQRKDRQDQIYKTSRERYDAVIKDIEDCYKRGQPVLVGTTSIENSELIAGLLGQRQLPHQVLNAKQHAREAEIIAQAGRPKMITIATNMAGRGTDIVLGGNVGKQSSLIEADAGLPDVEKAAKIKTLQDEWQSLHDQVLVAGGLHIIGTERHESRRIDNQLRGRAGRQGDPGSSRFYLSLDDSLLRIFAGDRLRAVMDRLKMPDGEPIEAGMVTRSIESAQRKVEGRNFDIRKQLLEYDDVANDQRKETYRLRNEVLESADVGELIANLRDDVLRGICALYIPLESMEEQWDLVGLEKALASDWGLTVDLRNWVENATSMDDEQIVDCVLAAATETYDAKVELSGRTSFAGFERSVLLYSLDTHWREHLAALDHLRQGIHLRGYAQKDPKQEYRREAFELYGELLNVIKNDVVKSIMTVQIRSASELDEAAESINEDLAKLSDVQYQHADADLELAGSTGDRGAAIAIAPAPLRAGPKVGRNDPCTCGSGKKYKNCCGALS; encoded by the coding sequence ATGGTAATCGGTCTTCTAAAAACCCTGGTCGGCAGTCGTAACGACCGCCTCTTAAAACAGTATCGCAAAGTAGTTGCCAAAGTTAGCGCTTTCGAGCCTAGCATGCAAGCTTTGGATGATGCCGCACTGCAAGCAAAAACTACTGAGTTCAAGTCACGTTTAGCTGCGGGTGAGTCATTGGATGATATTGCTCCAGAAGCTTTCGCTGTAGTTCGTGAAGCAAGCACACGCGTGATGAAGATGCGCCATTTTGATGCGCAGATGATGGGCGGTCTCGCATTACATCAAGGCAAGATTGCTGAAATGGGCACTGGTGAAGGTAAGACCTTAACCGCTACGCTCCCTGTATATTTAAATGCCCTAACAGGTAAGGGTGTCCATGTCATTACAGTAAATGATTACTTGGCTCAGCGCGATGCTGAGTGGATGTCAACGCTTTATAACTTCTTAGGTATGAAAGTGGGTGTGAATCTATCTCAAATGGATCACACCACTAAGCAAGAAGCTTATGCAGCTGACATTACCTATGGAACCAATAACGAATTTGGTTTTGATTACCTTCGTGACAATATGGTGCAAGACTTGGGTCAGCGTGTTCAGCGTGGCCTAGCTTATGCAATTGTTGACGAAGTAGATTCTATTTTAATTGATGAGGCACGTACCCCATTGATCATCTCGGGTCAGGCAGAAGATCATACTGATTTGTATATCAAGATCAATGCATTGCCTGCTTACTTAGAGCGCCAAATCGGCGAAGAGAAAGCAGATGGCACTGGTGTTGAAAAACCAGGCGATTATTGGGTTGATGAAAAGTCTAATCAAGTCTATTTAACTGAGCGCGGCCATGACAAGGCAGAGACAGTCTTGGTTGAGATTGGCGCTTTGAATGATGGCGGCTCTTTGTACTCGCCGCAAAATATTACTTTGATGCACCACGTGTACGCAGCATTGCGTGCGCATACTCTGTACAACCGTGATCAGCAATATGTCGTTCAAAATAATGAAGTCATCATTGTTGATGAGTTCACTGGACGCTTAATGCAGGGTCGTCGCTGGTCTGATGGTTTGCATCAAGCTGTAGAGGCAAAAGAAGGTGTGCAGATTCAGAATGAGAATCAGACCCTAGCTACGATCACTTTCCAGAACTACTTCCGTATGTATGGCAAGTTGGCCGGTATGACTGGTACTGCTGATACTGAAGCTTATGAGTTCAAGGAAATCTACAGCCTTGAAACTGTAGTCATTCCTCCAAACCGGATTAGCCAAAGAAAAGATCGCCAAGATCAGATCTATAAGACATCGCGCGAGCGTTACGATGCCGTGATCAAGGATATTGAGGATTGTTACAAGCGTGGTCAGCCTGTCTTGGTGGGTACAACTTCGATTGAGAACTCAGAACTCATTGCTGGCTTGTTAGGTCAACGTCAACTGCCCCATCAGGTCTTGAATGCGAAACAGCATGCTCGCGAAGCCGAGATCATTGCTCAAGCTGGTAGACCTAAGATGATCACCATTGCTACCAATATGGCGGGCCGTGGAACAGATATCGTTTTAGGTGGAAATGTTGGCAAACAATCTTCTTTGATTGAAGCGGATGCCGGTCTACCTGATGTAGAAAAAGCAGCCAAGATTAAGACTTTGCAGGATGAATGGCAAAGCTTGCATGATCAAGTATTAGTTGCTGGTGGTTTGCACATTATTGGTACTGAGCGCCACGAGAGCCGTCGTATCGATAATCAGCTTCGTGGTCGCGCTGGTCGTCAGGGTGATCCAGGATCCTCCCGATTCTACCTTTCCCTAGATGATTCGCTTTTACGTATTTTTGCTGGAGATCGGCTGCGTGCAGTCATGGATCGCCTCAAGATGCCAGATGGTGAGCCGATCGAAGCAGGCATGGTAACTCGCTCCATTGAATCTGCTCAGCGCAAGGTTGAAGGTCGCAACTTTGATATTCGTAAGCAATTATTGGAATACGACGACGTTGCCAATGATCAGCGTAAAGAAACTTATCGCCTCAGAAATGAGGTTCTCGAAAGTGCCGATGTTGGTGAGTTGATTGCTAACTTGCGCGATGATGTATTGCGTGGCATTTGCGCTCTGTACATTCCTTTAGAGTCTATGGAAGAGCAGTGGGACTTAGTTGGTCTTGAGAAGGCATTAGCCAGCGACTGGGGTTTAACGGTTGATCTGAGAAATTGGGTTGAAAATGCAACATCCATGGACGATGAGCAAATTGTTGACTGCGTACTGGCGGCCGCAACAGAAACTTATGATGCAAAAGTAGAGCTCTCTGGACGCACATCTTTCGCTGGGTTTGAACGCTCAGTTTTACTCTACAGCTTAGATACCCATTGGCGTGAACACTTAGCTGCCTTAGACCATTTACGCCAAGGCATCCATTTACGTGGTTACGCTCAAAAGGATCCAAAGCAGGAGTACCGTCGCGAAGCATTTGAGCTCTATGGTGAGTTACTCAATGTCATCAAGAATGATGTTGTGAAGAGCATCATGACGGTGCAGATTCGTAGTGCCAGTGAGTTAGATGAGGCCGCAGAGTCGATCAATGAGGATTTAGCCAAACTCTCAGATGTGCAATATCAGCACGCCGATGCCGATCTTGAGCTAGCTGGGTCGACAGGCGATCGTGGTGCAGCTATCGCAATAGCTCCAGCGCCATTACGCGCTGGTCCTAAGGTGGGTCGCAATGATCCCTGCACCTGCGGAAGTGGTAAGAAGTACAAGAACTGCTGCGGCGCGTTAAGTTAA
- the argJ gene encoding bifunctional glutamate N-acetyltransferase/amino-acid acetyltransferase ArgJ, translated as MTVNLPLPQKDQLKPIKGFQMGIAEAGIKKANRKDLLVMTLTPGSQVAGVFTLNRFCAAPVQVCREHLALDGAKGEIRALVVNTGNANAGTGERGMQDALATCAELAKELKLNPEQILPFSTGVILEPLPIDKLISALPKAVTNLSEDHWFDAAEAIMTTDTQPKATSVMAQTPAGSVTITGICKGAGMIHPNMATMLGFIATDVGFAPGLLTALTQEVADQSFNAITIDGDTSTNDSFIMMATGQSAVQIKSTDDISYGLVRTALIDLARKLAQMIVRDGEGATKFITIDVQGGKTKEECRLVAEAIAHSPLVKTAFFASDPNLGRILAAIGYAGITDLDVNQVQMWLGDVWVAKNGGRNPDYQEADGQRVMQAPEITVKIDLGRGSAQETMWTCDLSHDYVSINADYRS; from the coding sequence ATGACAGTTAACTTACCGCTCCCCCAAAAAGACCAACTAAAGCCGATTAAAGGTTTTCAGATGGGTATCGCTGAAGCTGGAATCAAAAAAGCCAATCGTAAGGATCTATTGGTGATGACCTTGACCCCTGGTTCACAAGTTGCTGGTGTTTTTACCTTAAACCGTTTCTGCGCTGCGCCAGTTCAGGTTTGTCGAGAGCATTTGGCTTTGGATGGTGCAAAGGGCGAGATTCGGGCGCTGGTGGTGAACACGGGTAATGCCAATGCAGGCACCGGTGAACGGGGTATGCAAGATGCCTTAGCAACTTGTGCCGAGTTAGCAAAAGAGCTCAAGCTAAACCCAGAACAAATTTTGCCTTTTTCAACTGGCGTGATTCTTGAGCCGCTGCCAATTGATAAATTGATTTCTGCTTTACCGAAAGCAGTCACCAATCTAAGTGAAGACCATTGGTTTGATGCGGCAGAAGCCATCATGACAACCGATACGCAGCCTAAGGCAACATCGGTGATGGCGCAGACTCCTGCTGGCTCCGTGACTATCACGGGTATCTGTAAGGGCGCAGGAATGATTCATCCGAATATGGCAACCATGTTGGGATTCATTGCAACCGATGTTGGCTTTGCACCGGGTCTACTTACTGCCTTGACTCAGGAGGTTGCGGATCAATCATTTAACGCCATTACGATTGATGGTGATACCTCGACCAATGACTCATTCATCATGATGGCAACTGGTCAATCAGCCGTGCAGATTAAATCAACAGATGATATTAGTTATGGTTTAGTTCGGACTGCATTAATTGACCTTGCACGTAAGCTTGCTCAAATGATTGTGAGAGATGGTGAGGGCGCAACAAAATTTATTACGATTGATGTGCAAGGCGGCAAGACTAAAGAAGAGTGTCGCTTGGTAGCAGAAGCAATTGCCCACTCACCTTTAGTAAAGACTGCCTTCTTTGCGAGCGATCCTAACTTAGGTCGTATTCTTGCTGCGATTGGCTATGCTGGCATTACTGATCTTGACGTGAACCAAGTACAAATGTGGCTTGGAGATGTGTGGGTTGCAAAGAATGGTGGCCGCAATCCTGATTACCAAGAGGCTGATGGTCAAAGGGTGATGCAGGCGCCAGAAATTACTGTCAAGATTGACTTGGGTCGCGGATCAGCGCAAGAAACAATGTGGACCTGTGACTTATCGCATGACTACGTTTCCATTAATGCTGATTACCGCTCATAG
- a CDS encoding ATP-binding protein has protein sequence MNEKLEQLLSHLETFLPKALTEEQWKSSTAFRWRRRDSIFGSIGFLQPVKHVADISFEDLKNIDRQRDAIRDNTKNFIQKKPANNILLTGARGTGKSSLIKASLHEFASQGLRLVEVEKEHLADLADITDLLADRSERFIIFCDDLSFEDGESGYKAMKSALDGSVSAQVDNILIYATSNRRHLLPEYMKDNESYVHGDDGEIHPGEVVEEKISLSERFGLWLSFYPPKQDEYLEIVAHWLRHFDLSDAQIEGARAEALVWALERGSRSGRVAWQFAKHWAGSHTN, from the coding sequence ATGAATGAAAAATTAGAGCAACTCTTAAGTCATCTTGAGACGTTTCTACCTAAAGCATTGACCGAAGAGCAGTGGAAATCTTCAACTGCTTTTAGATGGCGTCGTCGCGATAGCATCTTTGGAAGTATTGGTTTTTTGCAGCCAGTGAAGCATGTCGCTGATATCTCCTTTGAAGATCTAAAAAATATCGATCGTCAACGTGATGCGATTCGTGACAATACGAAAAATTTTATTCAGAAGAAACCCGCTAATAATATTTTATTAACGGGTGCACGTGGCACAGGAAAATCATCGCTTATTAAAGCTAGCTTGCATGAGTTTGCTAGCCAGGGCTTGCGCTTAGTTGAAGTTGAAAAAGAGCATCTAGCTGACTTGGCTGATATCACCGATTTATTGGCTGATCGATCAGAGCGATTCATTATTTTTTGTGATGACCTCTCATTTGAAGATGGTGAGTCTGGCTATAAGGCGATGAAGTCTGCTTTAGATGGCTCTGTGTCAGCTCAGGTAGATAATATTTTGATTTATGCTACTTCTAACCGACGCCATCTCTTGCCTGAGTATATGAAAGACAACGAGAGTTATGTTCATGGCGATGATGGAGAAATTCATCCAGGTGAAGTGGTAGAGGAAAAAATTTCTTTATCAGAGCGTTTTGGTTTGTGGCTCTCTTTTTATCCACCAAAACAAGATGAGTATCTAGAAATTGTGGCCCATTGGTTACGCCATTTTGATTTAAGTGATGCACAAATTGAGGGTGCTAGAGCTGAAGCGTTAGTTTGGGCTCTGGAGCGTGGCTCACGTTCTGGTCGTGTAGCCTGGCAGTTTGCTAAGCACTGGGCCGGCTCACATACCAATTAA